The genomic segment GAGCGGATGCAGCAGCCCGGTGGCCTTGGCGACGTTCGGCGGCCAGGACTCCGTGGCGACCGTCAGCGCCGGAAGCCGAGGCACCCCGGCGAGCACCTCCCCGCCCCCGGTCTGGATGTCCAGCGCCGCGGTGGCCCGCGCCATCCGCTCACCCATGGCCCGCGCGTACCCCCAGGAGGGCCGTTCCTCGCTCGCCCGCCCGTCGAGCCAGGAGAAGTCCCAGCCGTCGACGGACACGGTCTCGGCCTCGGCCACCAGTTCCTCGAAGCTGCGCATCATGCCCCCCACCCTGACACCGCGCCAGGGCACGGGCCAGCGGATTTCCCGGGGCGCCGGGCGGGTCGCGCCGCGGGCACCGGGCGGGGTTACGCCGGGGCCGACGCCTTCGCCGCCATCGCCGTCGCGGCGTCGCGGGCCGCGGTGCGGGTGCGGTGGGCGTTGTGCAGGGCGTCCCAGGTGAGGAGGACGAGGGCGGCCCAGACGAGGGCGAAGCCGGCCCAGCGCTCGGGCGGCATGGCCTCGTGGAAGTAGACGAGTCCGAGGAGGAACTGGAAGACCGGGGCGAGGTACTGCAGCAGCCCGATGGTGCTGAGCGGGAGCCGGATGGCGGCGGCGCCGAAGGCGATGAGCGGGCCGGCGGTGACCAGGCCGCAGGCGATGAGGAGGGTGGCGTGGCCGGGGCCCTCGGAGGTGAAGGTGGCGTTCCCCTGGGCGCCGAGGAAGATCAGATAGCCGAGCGCGGGCAGGAACTGCACGGAGGTCTCGGCGGCCAGTGACTCCAGCCCGCCCATGCCGACCTTCTTCTTGATGAAGCCGTAGGTGGCGAACGAGAAGGCGAGGGTGAGGGCGATCCACGGCAGCCGCCCGTACCCGATGGCCAGGACGAGTACGGCGGCGACGCCGATGCCGACCGCGGTCCACTGCAGCGGCCGCAGCCGTTCGCGCAGCACCAGGACGCCGATGGCGATGGTGACCAGCGGGTTGATGAAGTAGCCGAGCGAGGTCTCGACGACATGGCCGGAGTTGACGCCCCAGATGTAGAGGCCCCAGTTGACCGAGACCACGGTGGCGGCGACCGCGAGCAGGCCGAGCCGCTTGGGCTGCCGCAGCAGCTCCGGTATCCAGGCCCAGCGGCGCATGACCAGCAGGATCACCGCGACGACGGCGAGCGACCAGACCATCCGGTGGGCGAGGATCTCCAGCGCTCCGGCGGGTTCGAGAAGCGGCCAGAAGAGCGGGAAGGCGCCCCAGAGTCCATAGGCGCCGAATCCGTACGCAAGGCCCGCGCGGTGCTCGTTCACTGGTTGCGACAACGGATGCTCCTCCGGCAGACGCCAATGCTCGAAGGTAGCGCCGACGAGCCCCGCCTGTCATGGCCGTCTTGCTTAACGGTCATGACAGGCGGGGCTTAACAGATGCCGGTCCGGGATCCGCAGGTCGGAGCGGTGCGGCCGGCGGGCGGGTCAGACCTTCAGCGCCTCGGCGAGCGTCACCGTGAGCGGGGTGGTCGGGCGGCCGATCAGCCGGGCCAGGTCGCCGGTGGTGAGGGCGAGGCGGCCGCGCGAGATCGCGTCGTCCACGTCGGCGAAGATCTCGGCGAAGTCCGCGGGCATTCCCGTACCGGTCAGCAGCGCGCGGAAGTCCTCGGCGGGCAGGTCGGTGTAGACGATCTCCTTGCCGGAGCGCTTCGCCACTTCGGCGGCGTACTCGGCCAGGGTCCAGGCGCTGTCGCCGCTCAGCTCGTAGGCGGCGTTCTCGTGACCGTCCCCGGCCAGCACGACGGCGGCCGCGGCGGCGTAGTCCCGGCGGGCGGCGGTGGCGACCCGGCCCTCGCGGGCGCTGCCGACGACGGCGCCGTGCTCCAGCACCGTGTCGAGCCGGCCCGTGTAGTTCTCGGTGTACCAGCCGTTGCGCAGGAACGTGTACGGCAGCCCGGACGCGAGGATCAGCTGCTCCGTCTCGCGGTGGGCGGACGCGAGCAGGAAGTCCGCCTCGGGGCCGCCGAGGATGCCGGTGTAGACGAGCCGGGCCACCCCGGCCTCCTTGGCGGCGTCGATCACCGCGGTGTGCTGCGCCACCCGGCCGTGCAGATCGTTGCTGGAGATCAGCAGCACGGAGTCGCCGGGGCGGAAGGCGGCCTTGAGCGTCTCCGGGCTGTTGTAGTCGGCCGTCCGCAGTTCGACGCCGCGGGCGGCGAGGTCGGCGGCCTTGTCCGCGTCGCGGACCACGGCGGCGATGCGGTCGCCGGGCACGCGCTCCAGCAGCTCGTCGATGACGAGGCGGCCGAGCTGTCCGGTGGCTCCGGTGACAACGATGCTCATGGTGAGTGCTCCCCTGTAATAGCGGCTCGGCCGGGTGACCGCGCCGGATCGGCTTATGCACTCACCCTAAGACCTGCACTAACTAATCGTAAGTACCCACTTTGAGGTAAGGTACTGCCATGAGCGTAAGTATCGAGCCCAGTGCACTGGAGCAGCTGGTCGCCAGTGGGCCCCCACGGGATGTTCCCGACGTCTTCTCTGCGGACTGCCCCTCGCGGGTGGTGCTGGAGCACGTCACCAGCCGCTGGGGCGTGCTCGTCCTCGCCGCGCTGATCGACGGGACGCACCGGTTCAGCGCGCTGCGCCGGCAGGTGGGCGGGGTGAGCGAGAAGATGCTCGCCCAGACGCTCCAGGCGCTGGAGCGGGACGGCTTCGTGCACCGCGAGGCGTACCCCGTGATCCCGCCGCGCGTCGAGTACTCCCTCACCCCGCTCGGTGAGGGCGCCGCGCGGCGCGTCTGGGAGCTCGCCTGCTGGATCGGCGGCTCACTGCCGGACGTGTTCGAGGCGCGCGCGACGTACGACGCCGCGCGCTGAACGAACCGGCCCGCGAACGAGCGCTGAACGATCCGGCCCGCTGAACGGCGATGCCCGCCGGGGGAGTCGTCGAACTCCCCGGGCGGGCATCCGCGTGGACCGCTCCGTCGTGTGCCGGTGCGCTGGTGTGGCGCTGTGCCGGTGTGGTGCTGTGCGGTGGTGTGCCGGTCGTCAGCCGACGACCGTCCAGGTGTCCTGGCCGGCGAGCAGCGCGGCGAGGTCGCCCTTGCCCTTCTCCTCGACGGCCCGCTCCAGCTGGTCCGACATGTCGGCGTCGTAGACCGGCCGTTCGACGCTGCGCAGCACCCCGATGGGGGTGTGGTGCAGCGTGTCCGTGTCGGCGAGGCGCGACAGGGCGAAGGCGGTGGTGGGCGACGCGGCGTGGGAGTCGTGGACGAGCACCCCTGCCGTCCCTTCCACGGTCACGTCGATCACCTTGAGTTCGCCGGTGGCCATGTCCCTGACGACGCCCTTGGAGCCCAGACCGTCCTCGGCCGGCGCGCCGAACCGGATCGGCTGCCCGTGCTCCAGCCGGATCAGGGCGTCCTGCGCCGTCTGCTGGTCCTTGAGCGCGTCGAAGGCGCCGTCGTTGAAGATGTTGCAGTTCTGGTAGATCTCCACGAGTGCGGTGCCCGGGTGGGCGGCGGCCTCGCGCAGTACCGACTGCAGGTGCTTGCGGTCGGAGTCGATGGTGCGCGCCACGAAACCGGCCTCGGCGCCGATGGCGAGCGAGACCGGGTTGAACGGCGCGTCCAGTGAGCCCATCGGGGTCGATTTGGTGATCTTGCCGACCTCGGAGGTGGGCGAGTACTGGCCCTTCGTCAGACCGTAGATCCGGTTGTTGAACAGCAGGATCTTGAGGTTGACGTTGCGGCGCAGCGCGTGGATGAGGTGGTTGCCCCCGATGGACAGCGCGTCCCCGTCGCCGGTGACCACCCAGACGCTCAAGTCCCTCCGGGACGAGGCGAGTCCGGTGGCGATGGCCGGGGCGCGGCCGTGGATGGAGTGCATCCCGTAGGTGTTCATGTAGTACGGGAAGCGCGACGAGCAGCCGATGCCGGAGACGAAGACGACGTTCTCGCGGGCGAGTCCCAGCTCGGGCATGAAGGACTGGACGGCGGCGAGGACCGCGTAATCACCGCAGCCGGGGCACCAGCGCACCTCCTGGTCCGTCTTGAAGTCCTTCATCGACTGCTTGGTGTCGGACTTGGGGACCAACGACAGGGCCGGGAGCCCCGGCGTGGGGTGGTCGGCGATGGTTGCCTCAGACATCTGCGCCCTCCTCCATGATGGCGTGAGCGAGCTGTTCGGCCTTGAACGGGAGGCCGGTGACCTGGTTGTACGAGCGGGCGTCCACCAGGTACTTCGCCCGCAGCAGGTGGGCGAGCTGGCCGAGGTTCATCTCGGGGACCACCACCTTGTCGTAACGCTTCAGAACCTCTCCGAGATTCCTCGGGAACGGGTTGAGGTGGCGCAGATGGGCCTGCGCGACCTGGCCGCCGCCGGCCCGGATCCGCCGTACCGCGGCGGTGATCGGACCGTACGTCGAGCCCCAGCCGATCACCAGCGTGCGGGCGTGCGGCTGTCCGTCGACGACGCTCGGGTCGTCGACCTCCACGTCCGGTACGTCGATGCCGTCGATCTTCGCCTGGCGGGTGCGGACCATGAAGTCGTGGTTGGCCGGGTCGTAGGAGATGTTGCCCGTGCCGTCCTGCTTCTCGATGCCGCCGATCCGGTGTTCGAGACCGGGCGTGCCGGGCACCGCCCAGGGGCGGGCCAGCGTCTGCGGGTCGCGCTTGTACGGCCAGAACGCCTCGTCGCCGTTGTCCAGCGTGTGGTTCGGGCCGGTGGCGAACTGCACCCGCAGGTCCGGCAGTTCGTCGATGTCGGGGATCCGCCACGGCTCGCTGCCGTTGGCCAGGTAGCCGTCGGACAGCAGGAACACCGGGGTGCGGTAGGCGAGGGCGATCCGGGCCGCCTCGATGGCGGCGTCGAAGCAGTCGGCGGCGGTGGCCGGGGCCACGATCGGCACCGGCGCCTCGCCGTTGCGCCCGTACATCGCCTGCAGCAGGTCGGCCTGCTCGGTCTTGGTCGGCAGTCCGGTGGACGGGCCGCCGCGCTGGATCGCCACCACCAGCAGCGGCAGTTCCAGCGACACCGCCAGCCCGATGGTCTCCGACTTCAGCGCCACACCGGGTCCCGAGGTGGTGGTGACGGCCAGCGCCCCGCCGAACGCCGCGCCGAGCGCCGCGCCGATGGCCGCGATCTCGTCCTCGGCCTGGAACGTCCGCACGCCGAAGTTCTTGTGCTTCGACAGCTCGTGCAGGATGTCGGAGGCCGGGGTGATCGGGTACGAGCCCAGGTACAGCGGCAGGTCGGCCTGCTTGCTCGCGGCGACCAGGCCGTACGACAGCGCCAGGTTCCCCGAGATGTTGCGGTAGGTGCCGGCCGGGAAGGCGGCGGAGGCCGGGGCGATCTCGTAGGAGACCGCGAAGTCCTCGGTGGTCTCCCCGAAGTTCCAGCCGGCCCGGAACGCCGCGACGTTGGCCTCGGCGATATCGGGCTTGTTCGCGAACTTCTTCCGCAGGAACTTCTCGGTTCCCTCGGTCGGCCGGTGGTACATCCACGACAGCAGGCCCAGCGCGAACATGTTCTTCGCGCGCTCCGCGTCCTTGCGCGCCAGCCCCGAGTCCTTCAGGGCCTCCACGGTCAGGCTCGTCAGCGGCACCGGATGGATCGCGTACGCCTCCAGCGAGCCGTCCTCCAGCGGGCTGGCCGCGTAACCGACCTTCGCCATCGCCCGCTTGGTGAACTCGTCCGTGTTGACGATGATCTCCGCGCCGCGCGGCAGATCGGCGATGTTCGCCTTCAGCGCGGCCGGGTTCATCGCGACGAGCACGTTGGGCGCGTCGCCGGGCGTGAGGATGTCGTGATCGGCGAAGTGGAGCTGGAAACTGGACACACCCGGCAGGGTTCCCGCGGGTGCCCGGATCTCGGCGGGGAAGTTCGGCAGCGTGGAGAGGTCGTTCCCGAACGACGCCGTCTCCGAGGTGAACCGGTCACCCGTGAGCTGCATTCCGTCACCCGAGTCCCCGGCGAACCGGATGATCACCCGGTCCAGCCGCTGGACCTCCTTGGCCGGTTTGCGCTGTTCACCGAGCAGCGGCTGTCCTACGGCTGGGCTGCTGACCTGGCTGGTCACTGAATCGGACCTCCTTCGAGGCGGCGGCTCACGGACACGGTCATGACCGTTGATCCCACCCACATGCTACGGGGGTAAGGGTCACCTTCCTGGGGTTTGACCGCTTCCTGCACGTCGCGCTGAGCTTTTCTCTGCCACGTTGTGTCACAGTTCGATCGCCCCCCAAGCCCTCACTCGTACGACGCTGTCGCGTGGTGCTTCAGTTCTACGACCGCGCGCATGAGTGGGACTCAATGCCAGTGCGTGCTGCTCCGTACCGGTGTGTGGTGCGCCGTGCCCGAACGGCCGGTGCGCCATGCCAGCATCTGACACTCTGTCAGATGATCATGAATTGAGATAGGTGAGTACGGCCAGCACCCGCCGGTGATCCCCGCCACTCGGTGCCAGCCCCAGCTTCAGGAAGATATTGCTCACGTGCTTCTCCACCGCGCCGTCGCTCACCACGAGTTGAGCGGCCACCGCGGAGTTCGTCCGGCCCTCGGCCATCAGGCCCAGCACCTCGCGCTCGCGCGGCGTGAGCCCCGCCAGAACGTCCTGCTTCCGGCTCCGGCCCAGCAGCTGCGCCACGACCTCGGGGTCCAGCGCGGTACCGCCCTGGGCCACCCGGACCACGGCGTCCACGAACTCGCGGACCTCCGCCACCCGGTCCTTGAGCAGATAGCCGACGCCACGGCTGCTGCCGGCCAGCAGCTCCGTCGCGTACTGCTCCTCGACGTACTGCGACAGCACCAGCACACCCACCCCGGGATGCTCCCGGCGCAGCTGAACGGCGGCCCGCACACCTTCGTCCGTATGGGTGGGCGGCATCCTGACGTCCGCCACCACCACATCGGGGAGATCGCCCTCGTCCGCCATTTCTCCGATGACCTTGATCAGTGCCACGGCGTCGCCCACTCCCGCGACGACATCGTGACCCCGGTCGGTCAGCAGCCGGGTCAGGCCCTCCCGAAGCAGTACCGAATCCTCGGCGATGACGACCCGCACCCTGTCTCCCACGTTTTCCAGCCCCCCACATTCGATGTGACCACCCCAGCATTTCAGTATCCGGACCCGGGATGGGGAGCCTGCCGCCCCCAATCGCCGGACGGATCAGGATTTCCGGGTCCGGCCGGCGACGAGGGGCGTGGGGTGGGGGCGGTTCCAGCGGGTGGAGGTCGCGCGGAAACCGGGGCGTTCCAGGGGCGGCGGGTACGCCCGGGGCGGGCCCGGCCGGTGCCGGGGAACCCGCTGGGTGTCACACCCGCCAGGGGAGTTCGGCGGTGATCCGGGTCGGGCCGCCGGCGGGGGAGTCGACGGCCAGCACACCGTCGACGGCGTCCAGCCGCTCCATCAGCCCCGCCAGCCCCGAACCGGCCGAGGTGTCGACGCCGCCGACGCCGTTGTCGGAGACGTACAGCATCATCCGGTCCGCGGACCGCCAGATGTCGACCTGGGCCTTGGAGGCCCCGCTGTGCTTGCTGATGTTCTGCAGCAGCTCGGAGACCGTGAAGTACGCGATGCCCTCGATCGCGGGCACCGGGCGGGCCGGCAGGTCCACGGTCACGCTCACCGGTACCGTGCAGCGCGCGGCGACCGACGACAGGGCCGGGCCGAGACCGCGGTCGGTGAGGATCGCGGGATGGATGCCGCGGGCCAGATCGCGCAGCTCCTGGAGGGCGATCTTCACCTCGCCGTGCGCCTCGCCCACCATGACGGCCGCGGCCTGCGGGTCCTCCAGCAGCTTCTCCTTGGCCAGCCCGAGGTCCATGGCCAGGGCGACGAGCCGGGCCTGGGCGCCGTCGTGCAGATCGCGCTCGATGCGCCGCAGGTCGGCCGCCGCGTGGTCCACGACGACTCCTCGGTCGGACTCCAGCTCGGTGACCCGGGTGGCCAGCTTCGACGGGCCGAGCAGCCCCGACACCATCAGCCGGTCGACGTGCGCCATGCCGCGGAACATCCACGGGGCGGCGAGGACGAGGACCAGGCCCACGCTGGAGGTGAGCACCATGTCGCCGGCGGTGTGCAGGTACCAGCCGCCGCCGTCCTTGTCGCCGTACAGCTGCAGCCCCGACTGGCCGAGGTAGACGGGGAAGATCCACCGCCACAGCGGGTAGGTCAGGAAGCCCCAGCCGTAGAAGAAGAACGTGAGCGAGACGCAGAAGCTGAAGACCGCCCACGGGAAGTGCAGGAAGCAGTAGAGGGCGTGCCGCCAGGAGACGCCGCTCTTGAGCTGTGCGCCGAGCCACCCCATGAAGCCGCCCTTGGCGGCGCGGACCGGGCCCGGCTCGGGCACGTCGTGACGCAGCAGTGCGCGGGACCGGGCCCGTTCGATGATGCCGATGCCCCGGCAGCCCGCGAGGCCCGCGGCCAGGACCGGCAGTCCGAGGAAGGTGATGAGGAGGCCGGCACCGACCGAGAGCATCGTCACCACGTAGACGAAGCTGAGGATGCCCATGGGCAGGTTCAGCAGCAGGTAGGCCAACTCACGCCAGGTCCTCGCCTCGAACGGCGCGCGAAGCACCGCTGGGACGCGGTGCTCGCGCGGTGCCGGCGAAAAGTCGTAAGCCATGGTTCCGTCCGTCCTCTGGTTTCTGCTCCCCTATGACATACAGCCTGGTCGAACGGCGCTTTCCCGCCCATGGTGCGGATCGGCGTGTTCGGGAGGGGATATCCCTACCCCGCCAGGTGGCCCTGGCGCGCGGACCCGGTCCTGGGCGGTGCCTGCTCGCGGTCGCGCCAGGGGAGTTCCGCGGTGATGGTCGTCGGGCCGCCGACGGGGGAGTCCACCACGAGCAGGCCGTCGACGGAGTCGAGCCGCTCGGTCAGCCCGGCGAGACCCGTACCGCCGGTGGTTCCGGCTCCGCCGTTCCCGTCGTCCCTGACCTGGATCATCAGCCGATCCTGCGAACGCCACAGGTCGACGCCGGCGGTGCGCGCGCCGCTGTGTTTGCTGATGTTCTGCAGCAGCTCGGACACGGTGAAGTACGCGATGCCCTCGATCGCCGCCGCGGGCCGGGCGTTCAGGTCGACACCGACCTGGACCGGCACCGTGCAGCGCGCGGCGACCGACGACAGCGCCGCGTTCAGACCGCGGTCGGTGAGGATCGCGGGATGGATGCCGCGGGCCAGATCGCGCAGCTCCTGGAGGGCGATCTTCACCTCGCCGTGCGCCTCGCCCACCATCTTGGCCGCCGCCTCCGGGTCCTCCAGCAGCTTCTCCTTGGCCAGGCCGAGGTCCATCGCCAGCGCGACGAGCCGGGCCTGAGCCCCGTCGTGCAGATCGCGCTCGATGCGCCGCAGGTCGGCCGCCGCGTGGTCGACGACGACCCCGCGGTCCGACTCCAGCTCGGCGATCCGCTGCTCCAGCTCGTCCGACGGTTGCAGCAGCCCCCGCACCATCACCCGGTCCACGGTGGTCAGCCCGCGTGCGATGAAGCCGAGCGCGGGCCAGGCGACGAAGAGCGAGGCGAAGGTGAGGGTGAAGGTGAGGATGCCCCAGGGAAGCCGGATGGCGAAGTACAGCGCGTGCCGCCAGGCGACCGGGTCCTTGAGCGTCGCCCACAGCCACGGCAGGAAGCCGAAGGTGCTCGGCCGCAGCGGCCGGGGATCGTCGATCACCACCCCCAGCATCTCGCGGGCGCGCGCCCGCTCAAGTCTGCCGAGCAGCCGGCAGCCGATGAGCCCGCCCGCGAGCAGGGGCAGTCCGATCACCGTGACCGACAGCCCGATACCGATCGCCAGCATCGTCACGACGAAGACGAAGCCGATGATCACGATCGGCAGGTTCAGCAGCAGGTACCCGACTTCCTTCCAGGTCACCGCGCCGTACGCGAGCCGCGGTGGCGGCAGCGGGGCGGGTTCGGCGGAGGTCGGGACAGCAGGACTCGGGCTCATGCTTCCAGCCTGCCGGTAGGGGCGGCCGGAGCGCCATGGGGTTCATAGGGCGGGACAAGGTGGGGTTAACCCCCCTGAGGCCTGCACGGCCGCTTCCCGCGCTCAAGTCAGGGCCTAGACTCCCTCCGTATAGATCGTCTAAAGATCCACTGGGATCGCTGGACAACGAGGGAACGAGGGGCGGACGGACGTGGACTACTTCCACGGCTACTCGGTCGTCGGTCTGGTCGCGGTGGTCGGGGTGCTCTTCGTGGCCGTGGCCTTCGGCGCCGGGCGGCTTTTGCGGCCGGTCGTGCCGACGCAGGAAAAGATGCTCACGTACGAGTGCGGGGTCGACCCCGTCGGCGAGGGCTGGGCGCACACCCAGATCCGCTACTACGTGTACTCCTTCCTCTACGTCATCTTCGCGGTGGACACGATCTTCCTGTTCCCCTGGGCGACGGTCTTCGCCGCGCCCGGATTCGGCGCGACCACGCTGGTGGAGATGTTCGTCTTCATCGGCTTCCTGGCCGTCGGCCTGCTCTACGCCTGGAAGAAGGGCGTCCTCGAATGGACGTGACCCCTGTGACTCCCGCGACGTCCGGTCCTGATGCTTCCGGTGCTTCCGGGCCGGACGGGAGTGAGGTCCAGTACCTGCCGGAGCCGCGCCGGCTGGGCACCCTCGCCCGGCTCGCGCCGGAACCGATGAAGGTGATCCTGAACTGGGGCCGCCGCTACAGCCTGTGGGTCTTCAACTTCGGACTCGCCTGCTGCGCGATCGAGTTCATCGCGGCGTCGATGGCCCGGCACGACTTCATCCGGCTCGGTGTCATCCCGTTCGCCCCCGGCCCCCGGCAGGCCGACCTGATGATCGTCTCCGGCACCGTCACGGACAAGATGGCGCCGGCCGTCCGGCGGCTCTACGAGCAGATGCCCGAGCCGAAGTACGTCATCTCCTTCGGCGCCTGCTCCAACTGCGGCGGCCCGTACTGGGACTCGTACTCGGTCACCAAGGGCGTCGACCAGATCATCCCCGTCGACGTCTACGTCCCCGGCTGCCCGCCGCGGCCGGAGGCGCTGCTCCAGGGGATCCTCAAGCTCCAGGAGAAGATCGCCCGCGAGTCCCTCGCCGACCGGTACGCCGACGGCCCGGTGGCCCGCCCGTCCGTGGCGGCCCTGAGCAGCAAGCTGATCGCCGCACCGCCGACGCCGGGGGAGGACCAGCGATGACGACCCCGGAACCGGGTGCGGAGTCGGAGGCAGAGCCGGGCAATGATCCGGGCGTTGAGCCGGGCGCGGGCGAAGCGGCCGCAGGCGAAGCGTCGGCTGTCGCGCCCGTTCCCGCCGAGCCGGCCGTCGGGTGGCTGCCCGGTGGCGCGGCGGAGATCTTCGGGGCCGAGGCCACGGCGGTGGAGGCGTTCGGTCTGCTGACCGTGGACGTTCCGGTCGGCTCGTGGATCGCCGCGCTGGAGATCGCCAGGGACAAGCTCGGCTGCACCTACTTCGACTGGCTGAGCGCCGTCGACGAGGCCGCCGCGGGCTTCCGGGTCTGCGCGCATCTGGTGTCGCTGCCCGGCGCCGCGGCCGACGGCCGCATGGTGCGGCGGCTGCTCGTCCGCACCACGGTCCCGCACTCGGCGGCCGTGCTGCCCACCGCCGTCGACGTCTTCGCTGGCGCGGGCTGGCACGAGCGCGAGACGCACGAGATGTTCGGCATCGACTTCACGGGCCACCCGCACCTGGTGCCGCTGCTGCTCCCCGACGAGTTCGAGGGCCATCCGCTGCGCAAGGACTTCGTCCTCGCCGCCCGCGTCGCCAAGGCGTGGCCCGGCGCCAAGGAGCCGGGCGAATCGGAGCACGGCGGGCCCAAGCGCCGGACGATGCTCCCGCCGGGCGTCCCTGACCCGAACGAATGGGGCCCGCTCAAGGGCCAGCTCCCGCCGGCCCCGGCCCGCCCGGCCCGCACCCCGCGTGCGGCGGGCGCGGCCGGTGCCGCACGTGGTGCGGCCGCTGCCGGTGCGGGTGCGGGTGCTGCCGCCGAGCGGCCGGCCCGCCGGCCCCGCCCGGCGAGCGACCAGCCCGACGCCCCCTGGCAGCAGGCCCCGGCGGAGAAACCCGCGCCGGTCGAGAAACCGGCTCCGGGTCCGGCTACGGCTCCCGCTCCGGAGACCGCTCCGCCCGCGGAACCCGCACTGCCTGCTGAGACCGCTCCGCCCGCTCCGCCC from the Streptomyces sp. RKAG293 genome contains:
- the rarD gene encoding EamA family transporter RarD produces the protein MSQPVNEHRAGLAYGFGAYGLWGAFPLFWPLLEPAGALEILAHRMVWSLAVVAVILLVMRRWAWIPELLRQPKRLGLLAVAATVVSVNWGLYIWGVNSGHVVETSLGYFINPLVTIAIGVLVLRERLRPLQWTAVGIGVAAVLVLAIGYGRLPWIALTLAFSFATYGFIKKKVGMGGLESLAAETSVQFLPALGYLIFLGAQGNATFTSEGPGHATLLIACGLVTAGPLIAFGAAAIRLPLSTIGLLQYLAPVFQFLLGLVYFHEAMPPERWAGFALVWAALVLLTWDALHNAHRTRTAARDAATAMAAKASAPA
- a CDS encoding NADH-quinone oxidoreductase subunit A — encoded protein: MDYFHGYSVVGLVAVVGVLFVAVAFGAGRLLRPVVPTQEKMLTYECGVDPVGEGWAHTQIRYYVYSFLYVIFAVDTIFLFPWATVFAAPGFGATTLVEMFVFIGFLAVGLLYAWKKGVLEWT
- a CDS encoding SDR family oxidoreductase — protein: MSIVVTGATGQLGRLVIDELLERVPGDRIAAVVRDADKAADLAARGVELRTADYNSPETLKAAFRPGDSVLLISSNDLHGRVAQHTAVIDAAKEAGVARLVYTGILGGPEADFLLASAHRETEQLILASGLPYTFLRNGWYTENYTGRLDTVLEHGAVVGSAREGRVATAARRDYAAAAAVVLAGDGHENAAYELSGDSAWTLAEYAAEVAKRSGKEIVYTDLPAEDFRALLTGTGMPADFAEIFADVDDAISRGRLALTTGDLARLIGRPTTPLTVTLAEALKV
- a CDS encoding sensor histidine kinase translates to MAYDFSPAPREHRVPAVLRAPFEARTWRELAYLLLNLPMGILSFVYVVTMLSVGAGLLITFLGLPVLAAGLAGCRGIGIIERARSRALLRHDVPEPGPVRAAKGGFMGWLGAQLKSGVSWRHALYCFLHFPWAVFSFCVSLTFFFYGWGFLTYPLWRWIFPVYLGQSGLQLYGDKDGGGWYLHTAGDMVLTSSVGLVLVLAAPWMFRGMAHVDRLMVSGLLGPSKLATRVTELESDRGVVVDHAAADLRRIERDLHDGAQARLVALAMDLGLAKEKLLEDPQAAAVMVGEAHGEVKIALQELRDLARGIHPAILTDRGLGPALSSVAARCTVPVSVTVDLPARPVPAIEGIAYFTVSELLQNISKHSGASKAQVDIWRSADRMMLYVSDNGVGGVDTSAGSGLAGLMERLDAVDGVLAVDSPAGGPTRITAELPWRV
- a CDS encoding 2-oxoacid:acceptor oxidoreductase subunit alpha, producing MTSQVSSPAVGQPLLGEQRKPAKEVQRLDRVIIRFAGDSGDGMQLTGDRFTSETASFGNDLSTLPNFPAEIRAPAGTLPGVSSFQLHFADHDILTPGDAPNVLVAMNPAALKANIADLPRGAEIIVNTDEFTKRAMAKVGYAASPLEDGSLEAYAIHPVPLTSLTVEALKDSGLARKDAERAKNMFALGLLSWMYHRPTEGTEKFLRKKFANKPDIAEANVAAFRAGWNFGETTEDFAVSYEIAPASAAFPAGTYRNISGNLALSYGLVAASKQADLPLYLGSYPITPASDILHELSKHKNFGVRTFQAEDEIAAIGAALGAAFGGALAVTTTSGPGVALKSETIGLAVSLELPLLVVAIQRGGPSTGLPTKTEQADLLQAMYGRNGEAPVPIVAPATAADCFDAAIEAARIALAYRTPVFLLSDGYLANGSEPWRIPDIDELPDLRVQFATGPNHTLDNGDEAFWPYKRDPQTLARPWAVPGTPGLEHRIGGIEKQDGTGNISYDPANHDFMVRTRQAKIDGIDVPDVEVDDPSVVDGQPHARTLVIGWGSTYGPITAAVRRIRAGGGQVAQAHLRHLNPFPRNLGEVLKRYDKVVVPEMNLGQLAHLLRAKYLVDARSYNQVTGLPFKAEQLAHAIMEEGADV
- a CDS encoding 2-oxoacid:ferredoxin oxidoreductase subunit beta, with protein sequence MSEATIADHPTPGLPALSLVPKSDTKQSMKDFKTDQEVRWCPGCGDYAVLAAVQSFMPELGLARENVVFVSGIGCSSRFPYYMNTYGMHSIHGRAPAIATGLASSRRDLSVWVVTGDGDALSIGGNHLIHALRRNVNLKILLFNNRIYGLTKGQYSPTSEVGKITKSTPMGSLDAPFNPVSLAIGAEAGFVARTIDSDRKHLQSVLREAAAHPGTALVEIYQNCNIFNDGAFDALKDQQTAQDALIRLEHGQPIRFGAPAEDGLGSKGVVRDMATGELKVIDVTVEGTAGVLVHDSHAASPTTAFALSRLADTDTLHHTPIGVLRSVERPVYDADMSDQLERAVEEKGKGDLAALLAGQDTWTVVG
- a CDS encoding NADH-quinone oxidoreductase subunit B family protein, coding for MDVTPVTPATSGPDASGASGPDGSEVQYLPEPRRLGTLARLAPEPMKVILNWGRRYSLWVFNFGLACCAIEFIAASMARHDFIRLGVIPFAPGPRQADLMIVSGTVTDKMAPAVRRLYEQMPEPKYVISFGACSNCGGPYWDSYSVTKGVDQIIPVDVYVPGCPPRPEALLQGILKLQEKIARESLADRYADGPVARPSVAALSSKLIAAPPTPGEDQR
- a CDS encoding helix-turn-helix domain-containing protein produces the protein MSVSIEPSALEQLVASGPPRDVPDVFSADCPSRVVLEHVTSRWGVLVLAALIDGTHRFSALRRQVGGVSEKMLAQTLQALERDGFVHREAYPVIPPRVEYSLTPLGEGAARRVWELACWIGGSLPDVFEARATYDAAR
- a CDS encoding sensor domain-containing protein gives rise to the protein MSPSPAVPTSAEPAPLPPPRLAYGAVTWKEVGYLLLNLPIVIIGFVFVVTMLAIGIGLSVTVIGLPLLAGGLIGCRLLGRLERARAREMLGVVIDDPRPLRPSTFGFLPWLWATLKDPVAWRHALYFAIRLPWGILTFTLTFASLFVAWPALGFIARGLTTVDRVMVRGLLQPSDELEQRIAELESDRGVVVDHAAADLRRIERDLHDGAQARLVALAMDLGLAKEKLLEDPEAAAKMVGEAHGEVKIALQELRDLARGIHPAILTDRGLNAALSSVAARCTVPVQVGVDLNARPAAAIEGIAYFTVSELLQNISKHSGARTAGVDLWRSQDRLMIQVRDDGNGGAGTTGGTGLAGLTERLDSVDGLLVVDSPVGGPTTITAELPWRDREQAPPRTGSARQGHLAG
- a CDS encoding response regulator transcription factor → MRVVIAEDSVLLREGLTRLLTDRGHDVVAGVGDAVALIKVIGEMADEGDLPDVVVADVRMPPTHTDEGVRAAVQLRREHPGVGVLVLSQYVEEQYATELLAGSSRGVGYLLKDRVAEVREFVDAVVRVAQGGTALDPEVVAQLLGRSRKQDVLAGLTPREREVLGLMAEGRTNSAVAAQLVVSDGAVEKHVSNIFLKLGLAPSGGDHRRVLAVLTYLNS